The following are encoded in a window of Balaenoptera ricei isolate mBalRic1 chromosome 1, mBalRic1.hap2, whole genome shotgun sequence genomic DNA:
- the MED8 gene encoding mediator of RNA polymerase II transcription subunit 8 isoform X2 translates to MQREEKQLEASLDALLSQVADLKNSLGSFIYKLENEYDRLTWPSVLDSFALLSGQLNTLNKVLKHEKTPLFRNQVIIPLVLSPDRDEDLMRQTEGRVPVFSHEVVPDHLRTKPDPEVEEQEKQLTTDAARIGADAAQKQIQSLNKMCSNLLEKISKEEREAESGGLRPNKQTFNPADTNALVAAVAFGKGLSNWRPSGSSGPGQPGQPGAGTILSGASGLQQVQMAGAPSQQQPMLSGVQMAQAGQPGKMPSGIKTNIKSASMHPYQR, encoded by the exons AGGGAGGAGAAGCAGCTTGAGGCATCATTAGATGCACTGCTGAGTCAAGTGGCTGATCTGAAGAACTCACTGGGGAGTTTCATTTACAAGTTGGAGAATGAGTATGACCGGCTGACCTG GCCATCTGTCCTGGACAGCTTTGCCTTGCTCTCTGGACAGTTGAACACTCTGAACAAGGTCTTGAAGCATGAAAAGACACCACTGTTCCGTAACCAGGTCATCATCCCTCTGGTGTTGTCCCCAGACCGAGATGAAGATCTCATG AGGCAGACTGAAGGACGGGTACCTGTTTTCAGCCATGAGGTGGTCCCTGACCATTTGAGAACCAAGCCTGACCCTGAGGTAGAAGAGCAAGAGAAGCAGCTGACAACGGATGCTGCCCGCATTGGTGCTGATGCAGCTCAG AAGCAGATCCAGAGCTTGAATAAAATGTGCTCAAACCTTCTGGAGAAAATCAGCAAAGAGGAACGAGAAGCGGAGAGTGGAG GTCTCCGGCCGAACAAGCAGACCTTTAACCCAGCAGACACCAATGCATTAGTGGCAGCTGTTGCCTTTGGGAAGGGGCTGTCTAATTGGAGGCCTTCAGGCAGCAGTGGTCCTGGCCAGCCGGGCCAGCCAGGAGCTGGGACAATCCTCTCAGGAGCCTCAGGATTACAGCAGGTGCAGATGGCAGGAGCTCCAAGTCAGCAGCAGCCAATGCTCAGTGGGGTGCAGATGGCCCAAGCAGGTCAACCAG GGAAAATGCCAAGTGGAATAAAAACCAACATCAAGTCGGCTTCCATGCATCCCTACCAGCGGTGA
- the MED8 gene encoding mediator of RNA polymerase II transcription subunit 8 isoform X1, which produces MPTEQREEKQLEASLDALLSQVADLKNSLGSFIYKLENEYDRLTWPSVLDSFALLSGQLNTLNKVLKHEKTPLFRNQVIIPLVLSPDRDEDLMRQTEGRVPVFSHEVVPDHLRTKPDPEVEEQEKQLTTDAARIGADAAQKQIQSLNKMCSNLLEKISKEEREAESGGLRPNKQTFNPADTNALVAAVAFGKGLSNWRPSGSSGPGQPGQPGAGTILSGASGLQQVQMAGAPSQQQPMLSGVQMAQAGQPGKMPSGIKTNIKSASMHPYQR; this is translated from the exons AGGGAGGAGAAGCAGCTTGAGGCATCATTAGATGCACTGCTGAGTCAAGTGGCTGATCTGAAGAACTCACTGGGGAGTTTCATTTACAAGTTGGAGAATGAGTATGACCGGCTGACCTG GCCATCTGTCCTGGACAGCTTTGCCTTGCTCTCTGGACAGTTGAACACTCTGAACAAGGTCTTGAAGCATGAAAAGACACCACTGTTCCGTAACCAGGTCATCATCCCTCTGGTGTTGTCCCCAGACCGAGATGAAGATCTCATG AGGCAGACTGAAGGACGGGTACCTGTTTTCAGCCATGAGGTGGTCCCTGACCATTTGAGAACCAAGCCTGACCCTGAGGTAGAAGAGCAAGAGAAGCAGCTGACAACGGATGCTGCCCGCATTGGTGCTGATGCAGCTCAG AAGCAGATCCAGAGCTTGAATAAAATGTGCTCAAACCTTCTGGAGAAAATCAGCAAAGAGGAACGAGAAGCGGAGAGTGGAG GTCTCCGGCCGAACAAGCAGACCTTTAACCCAGCAGACACCAATGCATTAGTGGCAGCTGTTGCCTTTGGGAAGGGGCTGTCTAATTGGAGGCCTTCAGGCAGCAGTGGTCCTGGCCAGCCGGGCCAGCCAGGAGCTGGGACAATCCTCTCAGGAGCCTCAGGATTACAGCAGGTGCAGATGGCAGGAGCTCCAAGTCAGCAGCAGCCAATGCTCAGTGGGGTGCAGATGGCCCAAGCAGGTCAACCAG GGAAAATGCCAAGTGGAATAAAAACCAACATCAAGTCGGCTTCCATGCATCCCTACCAGCGGTGA